In Lathyrus oleraceus cultivar Zhongwan6 chromosome 2, CAAS_Psat_ZW6_1.0, whole genome shotgun sequence, the DNA window AGATATGCAAAGATGGGAGTTTCTTGTGTTTGGTGGTCTCATATGGATTTACTTAACTTCAAGACCTGGTGTTCTTATTGGTGCCATTGATGCTTACCTTCTTGCTCCTCTTCAACTTGGTTTGGACAATCTATCTGGAAAGAGAAACTTGAAGACACGTGATTTTCTTGTTGGAGATAAAATTGGTGAAGGGTCTTTTGGTGTTGTTTATTCTGGTGTTTTGGTGCCAAAGAATGTGCTCGATGGAGAGGTCAATAACAAGGGAAGATCCAAGGCTGCACTGTTGGATCCCAAAGCCAAAGATAAAGTCATTCTTAAAAAGGTACTGTTTACTTTGTACCACCGATACTTTTGAAAGAACACTGATACATGATACATGATACATGTAATGTGTCAATGCTCTATAGCTTAGATATAAAACCATCCATGAGCCTTTACCTGTTTTGTGTTCTTCACTATTATAAAATTCTCATTTTTGTCATTAAGGAAAAAAAGATAAGAAAGACTACTTGCTGCTGACTAATGGAATATACAGGTTAAGGTTGAAATACGAGGGGCTGAAGAATTCGGTGAATTTGAGGAATGGTTTAATTACAGGCTATCTAGAGCAGCACCAGAAACATGTGCTGAGTTCCTTGGAAGTTTTGTAGCTGATAAAACAAACTCTAAGTTTACAAAAGGTGGAAAATGGCTTGTTTGGAAATTTGAGGTGCCCCGCTTCCTATTTCTATTGCATTAACAATAATATTGTTACAATTAGGTGGTTTTTAAATGTTATCTTGATTAATCATCTTAGTCCCGTTTCTTCATTCCTTAACATACATTAATTGGAGAGGTGTTTTCCGAATCACAGGGAGATCTTACGCTTGCCGATTACATGAAGGGGCGTAGCTTCCCTTCAAACTTAGAACCTGTCATGTTTGGACGTGTCTTGCAAGGTGTAGACTCTTTTCGACGAAATGCATTGATCATCAAGCAAATCATGCGCCAGATAATTACTTCTCTTAAGAAAATTCACGATACGGGCATTGTTCATAGAGATATAAAGCCAGCCAACTTAGTCGTCACTAAACGGGGGCGGATTAAACTTATTGATTTTGGTGCAGCCACAGACCTTCGGATCGGAAAGAATTATGTTCCCGACCGCACCCTTTTGGATCCTGATTATTGTCCGCCAGAACTATATGTACTCCCAGAAGAAACACCAAGTCCTCCACCAGCGCCAATTGCCGCTTTCTTTTCACCAATCCTGTGGCAGGTTGGATTACTTATCTTGTATATACTGACTGAATTAACCATTCTCTTGTCGGTCGCACGTATATATATAAAGTTGAGTTATGTGATTATTATTGTTGCAGTTAAACAGCCCTGATCTGTTTGATATGTATTCTGCTGGGATTGTACTCCTGCAAATGGCAATACCAACTTTAAGGTCTCCCGCTGGTTTGAAGAATTTCAACTTGGAAATAAAAAACTGTGGTTATGATTTGAAAAAATGGAGGGAGTATACTCGCCTGAGGCCCGACTTCGAAATTCTTGATAGTGAATCTGGTAGAGGTTGGGACTTAGCAACAAAGCTTATCTCTGAGAGAGGTCTCTTAAGAAGAGGACGTTTATCTGCTGCTTCAGCTTTGAGACATCCTTATTTTCTTCTAGGAGGTGATCAGGCAGCCGCAGTTCTTTCAAAATTAAGCCTAAGTAGAAAGTGACCGGCATGCAGATTTATAGTTTAAAACCATTGGCTTGTGCACTCGATATCATTGACACTTTTGATTGAGAGCGTGTCTGGTGTTTAACACCAACACATGTGATTCCATTTTCTCAGATTATTATGCCTGAGGAAGTTTATATCTCATAGAGGAAGTTTTTTGCTGCCTAATAGATTTATATTTTCACTGGCGCAACTAACTCAAACAATGGCAAGAGCACTTGTGGTTATAGGGCTTAATCAACCTTCCCTCATGGTGTCTTTCTGCAAGTTAAActatctttttttttttatttatgttttatgtgTATTGGTTTTGGATTATCATGAAATCAACATGAACAAGATAGAAAGCATCATAGTTTATGGCTGCCCGCTTGTGAATGGTGAAATTGATCCTCTTGGATTAGTCGGTCGCAAGGTCGGATATCAAGatttcaaaaaatatatatatataaaaatattgTCAATCTTCTAATCATATTAAATTTTCTTCCTTCAATATAAACAATAATATTTCTCAATGTCCTGAGATACTTATGACCTACACCATTTATAAATATGGATGTAACTGTACTTTATGTCACAACATATAAATTAAAGACACTATTGGCATCATTTACTTACAAAACAGAATATCATGATGAAACCTCGTATGTATATTTTATAAGGTGTTGTTGCATCATTTTCAAACTGTTGTTAAAGCTCATCCTCCTGATAGAGTACTTTTTGCAACACTTTTTTCTTGTTACAACTCCAATGACATCTCTCAGAGCATAGGGAGTTGAATAGAGCAAGCCTGGTGGATTGAAGAGATATCATGCTTGAAGTTGAAGGAGCTTTTGAGAGAACAATTGCGTAACCGTCGTCCATGTAATCCGTTCCCTCTGGAAAGAACTGCCACAAAAGGCTTCCAGCACCACTACCTCCTTTCTTTGTTGAGTTTAGAATTGTCTTGTAAACTGTATTTATAAGTGTATCTCTATATGTTGAATTATACCCTGGATCTTTTGCAGATACACCAAACTCACCAAAAACAACTGGCATTCCAAGATACTTTTCAGCATCGTCTATGTGAGATTCCATCCATGACTTCACAAATGGGATATGGCTATCCCCAACTGATTGTGAAATCCTTCAATCCGGCCATTCATTCAATCATTCTTAGTTAGTTAGAAAAATGCTGGTTGAAAGAAGTTCTGTTATATGAAAACTTACCAAGAGTCTGGATATATGTGAACAGAAGCAAAGTCCACACCTAGAACTTGGTGGTTTCTGATAAAATCAGTTCCAACCTGTTGAGCAAATGAATTTGGGTTGAACTGAAATCTCTGAGGTGTTGAGGGGCCATAGAATCCTTCTAGGCCAATCTCTACTAGATGTTTTGGATCAACACTCTTCACATAGAATGCCATCTCTTTTATCCATTCCTAGAAAATATATAATTCAATATCACGAAAAAAACTGATTTTCAATTTCAGTTTAAAAGAGTTCAATCTAACTCTCTTAGTTATGTTTCAAATCTTCAAACTGAAATCCAAACACACATATGAATATTATGTTATAAATTGCTGTTAAAAAAACACAACTATCGATCTGTTTTTACGGAAAGCATATACCTGTAACTTATCGCCCGAGGAATCAGAGGTGCATCGAGGTTCATTCATTAACTCCCAAGCAAAAATTGTTGGATCTTCCTTATAAGTGATATTTGTGAATGTGTTAACTCTATTGAGCACCGTCTACACAGCGATCGAGAAATAGTATAGAAGCCAAATTAGTATAAAGGAGTCAAAAGGAAAAACAGGAAGCACCAATTTTTAGATACCTGAGAATTTGCAGCACATCACTATGAGGAACATACCTTAACATGGTCTTTGTAGTAGCCTATGAGAGTTGGATGTGAAAAAAAGTCATCATCAGAGGTCAAGTTAAGGCCAGCAGCATTACCCCACTTGACATATTGTGCTTTTCCACCATATGACTCCCAATTGTTAACCATTGATAATATGAGCCTGATTCTGTATTTCTTTGCTTCACTCACTACAAAATCCAGAGCCTTGAACACCTCTTCATCATAAATTGATGGAGATTTCTGAAGGGCTCTCCACTGCCCATCATTGAAGGCCCAAGTCCTACAAACTGACATACCAACTGAGGATGCATGTTTGAACACATCAGTGACCTTTCCTCTTGTAGACTCATCCGCGGCAAATACCATCATCCAGTAAGTGTTGAATCCGTTTACGTAAAAAGGTTGCCCGTTCACTACAAACTGGTTTCCTTTCTTTTGCACCATCTGCCATTCCGCTTCCTCCATTTCACTCCTTAAACCAAAAATcatatatatatttaattaagTGCCTTAAGTTAATTAGAATTAAGAACCTGAGAGAGGGAGAACTTTCTAATAACAGTACATACCCATAAGTTAAGATGGTGTTTGGTATATTAACATAGCTTTCCCAATCTTCATATTCACTGTCATGAAATGCAGTTGAGCTTAAGGTTTGAGTAAGAGTAGTGAGAAAAATGAGAAAGGAAATAACACATAATCGAAATCCGTTGAGTGCTTCCATATGTTACCCGGGCAGAGTGTGTATGCATGTATTGGACCACATTATGATTATATATATTTGTGATCAAAAAGAGAAGAGTAGTGTGCAAGTTGAGATCAAGTTTAACTCTAACTTTGAAGCGAAGAAAAGAATGTATATGCATTCTGTTGTGTTCCAAGGATATATATGAAATCAAAACAAGAGTAGGAGTAAAGCAGCAAATTTGTCAGTCCTAATTCCTAAGGTTCAAGTGGGTTCCACAAACAAGCCAAAAAGAACATTGGAATGGACACAATGCAAGAGGGAGAATATGATAGACCTGTGTCTGTTTAGCTAGCTGCAGATTGATTGATACTTTGCTAGGGAAATGCTGAAGAGACTTAGGAGGAGTTGGGATTCGATGATTATCAAAGCAAAATAACAAACAATAAATCCATGTCGATTTGAATTGGCACATTGTTTCTTAACATATGACATTTTCTGTGAACGGTACAGTGTATTTATACCTCTatccaaaaataaaaaatacCTACCATTTTGGAGCCATTATTAtctatttttgtttttgttcttAAACAAGTTCCTCGTTTGCTTAAGCCCTTGGCAAAAAAAGGAAAAGTTAAAATTTAAAGAATTTGGAAATGCACTTTTGGACGCAATTTAATTCACACACAATTCATTTTTAAATGAGTATTAAATATGTAATTCTTTGTATTAAGTATGTCTGTAAGATTTGACAGAGTTGAAGTCAAATGTATTCGATAGTAGTCGAAGTAGATAGTTGTCAATGGAGTTAACCTCGATAAAGTTAAACTTaacatttattttgttttgttagTTAGTTAGAGATTACTTGGTGTGCAAGTAATCTCATCTATAAATAAGGATGTGTCATACTATTGTAAAACAGTTGAATAAGAGAAATTCAGAGTGAATAAACATAGAGAAAAACTCTGTAAAATTTGATCTATCTTCTTCCTTTTTCTTCCAAAACTCTAAtttctctttttcttcctcaATTCACTTTCACAAACTTCTTTTCTTCTCAAATCATTGTGCGGCGGAATTATCTTACAACCAAGGAGTGGTTGAATCACTCGACTGAAGAGTGAGGAACAAGAAGAATGAtcaatcagaaagattaatttttATTCAATCAAGATTGATTCAGATTATCTCCAAGATTTGGGTTAATTCCAACATCTAGTATCTAGAGCTCTAGCTGTGATTCTTGGGAGGCATAATGCAATGACTTCTCATTCAAACAAGCATTTTTCAGAGAATCTTCCAATCTTGAATGGTAAGAATTATGAAAATTGGTGTAAGCAGATGAATGTTGCtttctgttatcaagatctttgggatcttgtgaagaaTGAAGTAACGCCAATTGGAGAGAATGCTACGGATGAAcaaaaggttgcacataaagttttaaagaagaaagattataaagccctctttataattcatcaatgtgttgattcagacaactttgagaaagttggtgattAGACTCAACAAAGGAAGCATGAGACATCCTGTAAAAATCGTTTGGAGACGCTGAGAAGGTGAAAAAGatgaggttacaaactcataaaAAACGTATGAATTACTTCAAATGGAAGAAAGTGAAAACATCCATGATTTATTCACTAGGGTAACAAGACTGGTAAATCAAATCAAGATGTATGGAGAAATGTTAACATCAAGATCAGTAGTTACAAAGATCTTGAGGTCTCTGACTCCAAAATTCGATCATGTTGTAGTAGCCATAGACGAATCGAAGGATTTGTCACGCATGACAAAAGAAGAGtttcaagggacgcttgaatcttATGAATAAAGAATGGTTGAAAGATTTAGAAGCAAGACAAAGAGTGATGTAGGTCTGCAGGTGCATTCAGCAAAAGAAAAGAAAGACCGGGGAAGATGGGATGGTAATAAAGGTATAGGAAGTTACAACAATTCGATTGGTAGGGGAAACCAACAAGAAGATAGTTCATCAAACCAAAGCAATCACATAGATGGTGTTGCTGGTAGAGGAAGAGGTGATGAAAAAATCTAATAAAATCCATATTCAGCGTTACAACTGTCATAAGTATGGACATTATGCAAGTCAATGTCGATGAGGCAAGAAAGAAAATCAAGAAAGTGACGCAAGACTTGAAAAACACAAAGAAGgagagatgttgttgatggtcacaacGAAAGATGAAGAAAGACtcaaggaccaatggtacttgaACTCGGGttgctcatcacacatgactggaAGGAAATATTTTTTTGTCAACATGAGTCCCTCGATGTAAAACAAGGTGAAATTATTGGAAAATACCATAATACTTTATTAGGAGGACACTTATTGATAACATTGTCGTCACTATTGTTGTCCTTCACCTTGTAGCGCGACTCACCACATTCTGGACATTGATCCAAATTTTCAAACTCTTTCCTGTATAATATGCAATCATTATGgcatgcatgtattttgatatacTTCTAACCCATTGGACATAATATCTTCTTGGCTTCATAACAACGACTAGCAAATTGTTATCTTCTAGTAGCATTTATTTCAACAAATCAAGTAATTTcgtgaaacttttatccgaccacccaaTTTTTGCCTTCATATTAAACAATTTTAACAACGCATATAATTGTGTAAAACATGTGCATCCCTTATATAAAGGTGCATCTTTATCACTACATAAATTATCATAAATATGGACTTTCATAAAAGACGATTCTCCAATATCATGGATCATGTATTCTAGTCGATCATTCATATCTTCATCAACTTCATGCATTTGTAACGTCACATTTCGATTTTTATCCACTTCTCCATGCCACATTCATGTTGTATAATTTTGACATATTTCACCACAACATAGATGATGTAATATTTTTTCCTTTGAACATTTTTTGATATTCCTGCAATTAACACAAGGACAATAAAATAGACCATTATTGTCGAGAAGATTTTGTTCCACGgattcaaggaattcaagaactCTTTTCTCATACACCAGACCTAATGTATCAACTTTTTATCCAACTACGATCTATAACAAATTCTGAAATTTATATCAAAAGACTAATGTTAATGACACACTAAtactacacacacacacatactaATATGGTTATATTCATACTAATATATCCATCAAAATAATAAAGTACCTAGACCTAAAACATATTCATAACCAGCCTCTACAATTCATGACATCAATCAACAAGCCAACAATTTCATTTGGAACACCCAAACCTAAAGCATATTCATAACCACGGTTTTTTCTTCATTTGCAATAGAGTTAtaacaacaaaataaaaacaaaaacataacCTTATAACAACAAAAACATCACAGTGCGAGAACATGATACATGAAAACATCACATAGCCTTATAACAACGAAAACATCACAAAATCTGAATAAACCAAAACAAAAAGTAATCCAATTGCAATAAAATAAAAATTCACACCGCATAAAGGAAAACCTCACCATAGCACGATAGAGAGACCAAGAAATAAATGAATATGGTGAAGAATGGACGTATCGTACTTCGAATAGGAGGAAGGGACCGAGAAATAATTTTTCGTTCCAAGAAAtgaatgaagatgatgaagattGAACATTTCAAGAAATGAATGAAGATGGTAAAGATGAAGATTTCACTATCGCGGTCGTCTAGTTCGCTTGGGTACGTATTAGGAACAATATTACAAATGATGCTTTTAACGTCGGACGCAAAATGTATTTTACCTTGATTATAATACCGAGGTAATAAAGGGTGTCATGAAAAGTAACGACTTATCACCTCGGTTTTTAAACACCGAGGGGTAAATTAATTTGGACATGGGTTCGAACCCCAACATctgcatttttattatttacaatcaatttttatttttatttatctCTGAAGATCATATGTTGGATCTTCGACTCCTTGATATTTGGGCAAGATCAAATGCTTCACCTTGCAGTTATTTGTTTCTGATATAAAACAACAAAAAAAGTTAGAAAAAAAGGTTAGAAAAATAAATGATTTTCTGCTCAAATGAATATTTGAAAACACAAACCTTGGACCCATATAATTTTCCGCATTTATAATCCATCATATAGAACTCTTAATGGCAAAAGTTAAAGTGGATGATTTAGATAGTTTCAAGCTCTTCATGTCATTTCTTTATCAATTATAGATATCAGAAGGCCTTTATAATGACAAAAATTAGGTTTCACGCGGATCACTAATGATAGCGTCTTGAGCATTGATACTCATGAAATGGACGACAAAAAATTGTTTAAGGACGATGATCAATATCTAAATTTATCACGCTAAGTTATCCTCCGGTTTTGTTAAAAACCGAGGTGAACatgaatttttttaaattatattatttacACAAAATATTGGGAAAAAATACAACAAAAGGAGAATTTTGGTGTAAGAAGTTATGTGTTCCAAATATTGCACGCATCCAATTTCTAGGAGTTATCTGTTCCAACCATTGAATGCATCCAACTTCTAAAGGAATTATATGTTCCaacattgaaaaaaaaattgcACTTGTAATCCATCATAGAAAACTTTTTCAAGCTTctaaatacaacaacaacaacatcaacatcattTTGTGAAATGGACCACATAAGAATGATGTGTTCGAGTTTGGAGCGGGTACATATAAGTTAGGATTAGGGCCAAATTTGTTTAACGAGTGCTTTTATAGTAAAATCGGATTATCTTATCCCTCGGTTATTAATAAAACCGACGAGATATATTAtttaatttacaaaaaaaaattaataataaaaaaaagtttCCTAAATTGTTTTTCCCCTCGTTTTTTTTTAATAACCGAGATAATAAGTGATTGTCCCATCAGTTTTATTAAAAACCAAGGTAATGTGTGGTTTCtatttctataaaaaaaattatggTGCGCCTTGGATCATCATATCACTAGAATAACAATGATCATCCATATTACAAAACGTAGCGTATCTTTTGGATTTTTAAGGAGGCGTTTGAGCTTCTTTTATTGTTTTACTTCCTGTTATTCACTTTATTTAAACACTATTTCTAGTTTCAACGTCTTATTTACAACTCTTTGTATCTTCAAATCTAGTTTCAAAGTCTTTTCTTTTCTTCAAAAATGTCTTCAACAACCTTAGATGAAAATCTTTTGTTCGTTATCAATGAAAAGTTTGTTGATTTCGATGATTTGAAAGACAAATGTTTTGATCTAAGGAAAACAATTCGCAAAATAAAAGTTGAATGATTACTTTGATATTCTTCATGAACTCATCTACATTAATCTCGTTAAAGAGTTCTAGTTAAATACCTCTGTTGGGTCATCTAGTCATGATGCTAAGTCAATCCAGTCATATGTCAATGACTGTCCTATCACAATTACTCAGTCATTTATTGCTCACACAATAAACTGTGAAGAGGAAGGTTGTTGTGTTGAACATTATAGATTAAACAAAGTCTACTCATATCACTTTCGCCTAATTTATGTCCACTATGATAATCTCAGGAATCCTGCTACTCTACTATCAATTGGAAAAGTTTTTTTATCAACTTCTAGTGTAAAATCTTCGTCCAAGAGAGAAACAACTTGAAACACTTACTTGGAATGACAAGCATCTCTTGTTATTCCTTATCAAGAACATCAGAGTTAATCTTCCTCTTACCACTTTTAACTTCTTAAAGGAAATGATAATCATCTCTAGGGAGGAAATGACTTTCCTCATACCATATGGAAGAGTTCTTTATGAACTTTTCTCTCGGTTATAGATAGTTAATTGTGATACTATTGAAGTTGAATGAAGTCAGAATTTTGAATATGTGGAATAGTTATTTGTTGTCATGTTTTTAATTAATGAAATATTTCCTTTCATACTATTGACTATTCATTTTTATTGATAACAAAGAAAAAAGATTAACTAAGAAAAAAAGGGAAGATTGGAAGGCGCCAAGTGAGAAATCATTGAAAAAAACCTTAAATATAGTTAATGGGATTCGAAGTGTGTTCCCTTATAGTTATATTCTCTCGGTTTTCAAAAACATCGGAGTAAGGTAATATGTTTATTATTTTCTATGGAGAAAAAATGACGCATACTTATAGCTATATTTTCTCGGTTTTTTATAAAACTGAGGGGAAATgttgttttttttataaaaaaatcaaaCATGTCTCTCCCAGGACATATACGCTCGGTTTTTGGCATGTTTGGGGTGAAAATTTTGTCATAAAAAATGTTATTTGTCATAGTGAAAGGAAATAAATAACCTGTTATGTTTTAATTTTGTAGGAAAGAATTTCACCACGGTTGAGAATACCAACCGTAGTGAAATATGACACATATAACCACGGTTGATGAAAACATACGTAGTTAAAagtttttcaatttttatttaaCAATATAAGTTAAGGGACAcgtatttttttttataaaaaacaATGAAAAAATGTTGATGTGGAGATTCGAAGCTTGTAACCCTCAATTTATGATCACGATTGTTATTATGAATCGTGATGAAtgtattttaataaaataaaaaaatcacaCGCGTTAAAAATGAGATATTATTACGGTTGACAAAATGACCGTAGTAATAAAGTgttacaaaaaaatatattttgtaATAGTTATGAGGTGTATCGGATTGTAAAGATGAAATCTAAAGATAAATAATATTTGGATGCGTGCCTAAAGAACTATGATATAATTATTAAGATATATCGCACAATTAGGAGATTGTTGgaatatttttaaatattattttaatatttcaATAATTATTATGTTGACATATATATTTTAAGTATTATCTATTTTATCAAATTAAGTGTCTTAAACAATTAAGTGATCAAATAAAATTAAAAggttaattatattttatttaaaaaataattaattaattaatttggtaTGATCTCAAATATGAATGGATGTAAGGACGACCAATTTCAAAATTATGGAACCCTAACGGTCAATCACTCTATAAATAGGTTATGGTTTCAAATATACCAAAAACAAACCTATTATCTCTTCTCTCAATCCGAAGAGTATTCAAGATATCGTGAGTATCAGTTAAGGTAGAACCACACAAGTCATCAGATGTTCGGTGTTCGTCTTTTAACCTCTGTGATTCAGGATTATTGCCGACATGAATTTTCTCAAACTTGTAGTTTCAATCCCCATCAGGGATGGATAATTAAAACTCAAAATCGTCTCAAATGGGTTTAAGTTTGGGTTTGGATATCCCTTCACCGCCACCATCTATTAGTGAAatcaatttattttaataaaaaaaattattttttcaaaatcaatctacttttaatatataaaaattaattaccaccataattacttaattaccctaattacaatccataatacagctacttttcgtactaaactctatttatactactaaaaaatattagttgttattttattgttgttgcaatcttatcattccaaaatgaaatcaatattctgaaatcaaattaattattattgtagtttttttgccaaatattatcgttacttgattttctttaaatgacaaaatgaatatttaattatataattatatgttattaaattataactttaaaattaaaaataactatttaatatagtatattaatattaattgagtattttaatattattgttaatttacctaccaattaattattattattgttattattattattgatatttacccgccttatactactaaaaaatattaccgttattttattttgttgcaatcttatcattccaaaatgaaatcaatattctgaaatcaaattaattattattgtagttttttttgccaaatattatcgttacttgattttctttaaatgacaaaatgaatatttaattgtataattatatgttattaaattataactttaaaattaaaaataactatttaatatagttgattaatattaattgagtaatttaatattattgttaatttacctaccaattaattattattattgttattattattatattgatatttacccgccacatatgataagaatatttttaaaatttaaatagtatatttattatttgatttgatttaattgagatccaaactctataagttaaatcaattatattaatcgcattaaatttaattaatcataaagaaaaagaaaaaggttttAAGTCTCTGCAAAGATGGAGTTCTCATTTTCTATGAAATATTAACTATTAATTAGTCTATAAAGTTTTATGGGAAATATCAActattaattatttttaatatgtatttttcatttttaaaaaaacaTAGATGTTTTACCAATCATAGAGCAATATTAATATAAGATTAAAATTACTATAAATTTTTATTTACCTACCTCAAAAAATTGAGTAAGATTACCCTTAATATAAAATGCTTTGAAAAAAAAAATActatttaataaataattaaatgTGATAAAATTATAAAGTATAATATGATTGGTTGAAAATACACTATCCAATTTTTTATGATGGCTAAAGAAATTGTCTGctttaatatattatatttgaaaaaaaaaatcattattgAACATCAATTCACTTTTTCTCGATCAATAAATTCAATTTTTCTCCTTAAATACATAGTTTTCAAATATTGATAAAAAATTAAAGAATGATTAATATATATTTCAGTCAATGTTTGAATTTTCAGATACTTTATATAATTCTTTGCAATTGGATTCATTGaattaaatagaattaaataaaattaaatgactaaGAGTTATAATGGTATATTATATACTCTACTTTTGTTTTCAATACATGAATAAAATTGAGACAAACTTTAAGATGATACGctccatatatatatatatatatatatatatatatatatatatatatatatatatatatatatatatatatatatatatatatatatatatatat includes these proteins:
- the LOC127120955 gene encoding serine/threonine-protein kinase STN8, chloroplastic, with amino-acid sequence MFEAKVKALNLDQAKERGVERRKRGKSVAYADVTMLVVVGRHLESISYHFMASLLHPTPTAICFFYPLKPTLPSHNFSLLTNTNRFNTKCNAFFDNVANVVDVDHFPSIIQSGILQFQELPDMQRWEFLVFGGLIWIYLTSRPGVLIGAIDAYLLAPLQLGLDNLSGKRNLKTRDFLVGDKIGEGSFGVVYSGVLVPKNVLDGEVNNKGRSKAALLDPKAKDKVILKKVKVEIRGAEEFGEFEEWFNYRLSRAAPETCAEFLGSFVADKTNSKFTKGGKWLVWKFEGDLTLADYMKGRSFPSNLEPVMFGRVLQGVDSFRRNALIIKQIMRQIITSLKKIHDTGIVHRDIKPANLVVTKRGRIKLIDFGAATDLRIGKNYVPDRTLLDPDYCPPELYVLPEETPSPPPAPIAAFFSPILWQLNSPDLFDMYSAGIVLLQMAIPTLRSPAGLKNFNLEIKNCGYDLKKWREYTRLRPDFEILDSESGRGWDLATKLISERGLLRRGRLSAASALRHPYFLLGGDQAAAVLSKLSLSRK
- the LOC127120956 gene encoding mannan endo-1,4-beta-mannosidase 6, with product MEALNGFRLCVISFLIFLTTLTQTLSSTAFHDSEYEDWESYVNIPNTILTYGSEMEEAEWQMVQKKGNQFVVNGQPFYVNGFNTYWMMVFAADESTRGKVTDVFKHASSVGMSVCRTWAFNDGQWRALQKSPSIYDEEVFKALDFVVSEAKKYRIRLILSMVNNWESYGGKAQYVKWGNAAGLNLTSDDDFFSHPTLIGYYKDHVKTVLNRVNTFTNITYKEDPTIFAWELMNEPRCTSDSSGDKLQEWIKEMAFYVKSVDPKHLVEIGLEGFYGPSTPQRFQFNPNSFAQQVGTDFIRNHQVLGVDFASVHIYPDSWISQSVGDSHIPFVKSWMESHIDDAEKYLGMPVVFGEFGVSAKDPGYNSTYRDTLINTVYKTILNSTKKGGSGAGSLLWQFFPEGTDYMDDGYAIVLSKAPSTSSMISLQSTRLALFNSLCSERCHWSCNKKKVLQKVLYQEDEL